In Legionella spiritensis, the following proteins share a genomic window:
- a CDS encoding SGNH/GDSL hydrolase family protein: MKKIAGLLAGLMLSLACLAANKQFDTMVIFGDSLSDNGNIYRYLWYYLPASPPYFEGHFSNGPLWVEYLYGHYFPGDYQEGFQDYAVGGAGAVLSYKENLPFTLTFELDNYLYWHTYGRKETTLYAIWIGGNNYINGPTNIEPLTDGVTAAIGNVIERLIGYGGNKFLIANLPDLGSLPQARDNQTQQLLTDLTLAHNSKLAYQVEVLRAKYPEVTFIYFDTYRYFNEAIASPGDYGLNNVSDPCYLGGYTGWLKAMLPDDDQLYQAMKEQHPDLTEQQWSMIKSNPQLHEAVVTGYVYALFPEHAREEPLRCDDYLFWDRVHPTTFIHQLLAEKAGELIDEAGLLAVMPDDSSGPGKG; the protein is encoded by the coding sequence ATGAAAAAAATAGCGGGTTTATTGGCAGGGTTGATGTTGAGTTTGGCCTGCCTTGCTGCGAACAAACAGTTTGACACCATGGTTATTTTCGGCGACAGCCTGTCGGATAACGGCAATATTTATCGTTATCTTTGGTATTACCTGCCGGCGTCTCCCCCGTATTTTGAAGGTCATTTTTCAAACGGGCCTTTGTGGGTAGAGTATTTATATGGCCATTATTTTCCCGGCGATTATCAGGAAGGTTTTCAGGATTACGCTGTTGGTGGGGCCGGGGCCGTTCTGTCCTACAAGGAAAATTTACCGTTTACCCTGACGTTTGAACTGGATAACTATTTGTATTGGCATACTTATGGCCGCAAGGAGACCACATTATACGCCATCTGGATCGGGGGAAATAATTACATTAACGGCCCAACCAATATTGAACCGTTGACCGATGGTGTTACGGCGGCCATTGGAAATGTTATTGAACGTTTGATAGGTTATGGCGGCAATAAGTTTCTTATTGCCAATCTTCCGGATTTGGGAAGTTTGCCACAGGCCAGAGACAACCAGACCCAGCAATTGCTCACGGATTTAACGCTGGCTCATAATAGCAAGCTCGCTTATCAGGTTGAGGTATTACGGGCAAAATATCCCGAGGTTACGTTCATTTATTTTGACACGTATCGTTATTTTAACGAAGCCATTGCCAGTCCCGGTGATTATGGTCTTAATAATGTCAGCGACCCTTGTTATCTCGGTGGTTACACGGGCTGGCTTAAAGCCATGTTGCCGGATGATGATCAGTTGTATCAGGCGATGAAGGAGCAGCATCCTGATCTCACGGAGCAGCAATGGTCTATGATAAAATCAAATCCGCAATTGCATGAAGCGGTGGTAACCGGATATGTCTACGCGTTATTTCCTGAACACGCGCGGGAAGAACCATTGCGCTGTGATGATTATTTATTCTGGGATCGCGTTCATCCGACGACGTTTATACATCAATTATTGGCTGAAAAAGCCGGGGAATTGATAGACGAGGCGGGTTTATTGGCTGTTATGCCGGACGACTCGTCCGGCCCTGGCAAAGGTTAA
- the rlmKL gene encoding bifunctional 23S rRNA (guanine(2069)-N(7))-methyltransferase RlmK/23S rRNA (guanine(2445)-N(2))-methyltransferase RlmL yields MNYSLFVSCAKGLEYLLEEELKYLGLQVNRVSPQGVFGTATLAVVYHLCVWSRLANRVQLILFSGEAHNEQALYQLCTQFPWQTVFTVDKTLAIEFHGSSAHIRNTMFGAQVVKDAIADHFRRQQGHRPGIDKENPQIRLHAHLKQDVVTVSFDLTGYSLHQRGYRTQAGGAPLRETIAAAMLIRAKWPHWAARGYSLLDPFCGSGTLVIEAAMMAAQIAPGLLRHDQSLLHWVQHQPSLWEKIRAQALQQVKPPKISIKGADQNKKMIALAHTNAEQAGVLPLVAFDNLAVGDNRPASGKGLVICNPPYGERMGEATQLIPLYQQLGHTLHAHFQGWEAAILTANPMLAKALGLRSDKQYTLYNGPLECKLYYLTLSEDNRLKGTTGGSLSQGAQMFANRLKKNQQHLQKWAKRQQISCYRVYDADLPEYAFAIDLYNDHAVLQEYSAPSSIPAHKAEKRSLEVIQVVPSVLGIAADNLVIKKRKQQKGKEQYQKLAQTKKTMVVTEGRAKFIVNLYDYLDTGLFLDHRPLRMRFSGLKPGSRFLNCFCYTATASVHAALGGALTTNVDMSKTYLKWAEDNFRLNHLDLDRHQFVHYDCLQWLKITPDKFDVIFMDPPSFSNSKRMTTTLDVQRDHEMLIQGAMGVLSSSGVLYFSTNRRQFRLADPLCQRYEVEDISKETLDPDFARNSRIHRCFVIRHKHS; encoded by the coding sequence ATGAATTATTCCTTGTTTGTCAGTTGTGCCAAAGGACTGGAATATCTACTGGAAGAGGAACTGAAATACCTGGGTTTACAGGTTAACCGTGTTAGTCCCCAAGGTGTTTTTGGTACAGCGACGCTGGCGGTTGTTTATCATTTATGTGTCTGGTCTCGCCTGGCCAATCGCGTCCAGCTTATTTTATTCAGCGGCGAAGCTCATAATGAACAAGCCTTATATCAATTATGTACGCAGTTTCCATGGCAAACCGTGTTTACGGTCGATAAAACGCTGGCCATTGAGTTTCACGGTTCGTCGGCACACATCCGCAACACCATGTTTGGCGCGCAGGTTGTCAAGGACGCGATTGCCGATCATTTCCGCCGTCAGCAAGGTCATCGACCTGGCATTGACAAGGAAAATCCACAGATTCGCCTGCATGCCCATCTTAAACAGGATGTGGTCACGGTCAGTTTTGATTTAACCGGATACAGTTTACATCAACGTGGTTATCGTACCCAGGCTGGCGGTGCGCCGCTTAGGGAAACAATCGCGGCCGCCATGCTTATCCGGGCAAAGTGGCCGCATTGGGCAGCCAGGGGATATTCCTTGCTGGATCCGTTTTGCGGTTCCGGGACTCTGGTTATCGAAGCGGCCATGATGGCGGCGCAAATAGCGCCTGGTTTGCTACGCCATGATCAATCCTTGCTGCACTGGGTACAGCATCAGCCGTCCTTATGGGAAAAAATCAGAGCACAGGCTCTGCAACAGGTCAAACCGCCTAAAATTTCCATCAAGGGCGCCGATCAGAATAAAAAGATGATTGCTCTGGCGCATACTAACGCGGAACAGGCCGGGGTTTTGCCTTTAGTGGCGTTTGACAATCTGGCAGTTGGGGACAATCGCCCGGCCAGCGGCAAGGGTCTGGTGATCTGCAATCCGCCTTATGGCGAGCGGATGGGAGAGGCGACCCAGCTGATTCCTCTCTATCAGCAATTGGGTCATACGCTTCATGCCCATTTCCAGGGTTGGGAGGCGGCTATCCTGACGGCTAATCCTATGCTGGCCAAAGCTCTGGGCCTCAGATCCGACAAACAATACACGTTATATAACGGACCGTTGGAATGTAAACTGTATTACCTGACGCTAAGCGAGGATAATCGACTGAAAGGTACTACCGGAGGTTCGTTGTCGCAAGGCGCGCAAATGTTCGCCAACCGATTAAAGAAAAACCAGCAGCATTTGCAGAAATGGGCCAAACGCCAGCAAATCAGTTGTTATCGGGTTTACGACGCGGATTTGCCTGAATATGCGTTTGCCATTGATTTATACAATGACCACGCCGTTTTGCAGGAGTATTCCGCGCCTTCCTCCATTCCGGCACACAAAGCGGAAAAGCGCAGTCTGGAAGTCATTCAGGTTGTTCCGTCGGTTCTTGGTATTGCAGCGGACAATCTGGTGATTAAAAAAAGGAAACAGCAAAAAGGCAAGGAGCAATATCAGAAACTGGCGCAAACGAAAAAGACCATGGTGGTGACGGAAGGACGGGCCAAATTCATCGTTAATCTTTATGATTATCTGGACACTGGATTGTTTCTCGATCATCGGCCTTTGCGTATGCGATTTTCCGGGTTGAAACCGGGAAGTCGTTTTCTAAATTGCTTCTGTTATACGGCCACAGCGAGTGTGCATGCCGCGCTTGGAGGCGCTTTAACGACCAACGTTGATATGTCCAAAACGTATTTGAAATGGGCGGAAGATAATTTTCGTCTAAATCATCTCGATCTCGACAGACACCAGTTCGTGCACTACGATTGCCTGCAGTGGTTAAAAATAACGCCTGATAAGTTCGACGTTATTTTTATGGATCCACCCAGTTTTTCCAATTCCAAGCGTATGACGACCACACTGGATGTCCAGCGGGATCATGAGATGTTGATTCAAGGTGCCATGGGCGTTTTGTCTTCCTCAGGTGTCTTGTATTTCTCCACCAATCGGCGACAGTTCCGATTGGCGGATCCGCTGTGTCAGCGATATGAGGTCGAGGATATCAGCAAGGAAACCCTGGATCCCGATTTTGCCCGTAATTCGCGCATCCATCGGTGTTTTGTCATTCGCCACAAACATTCATAA
- the yjgA gene encoding ribosome biogenesis factor YjgA, producing MEEHKSKSQKKRDAEALQKFGVKLIDLNVSDLERLPLPAPLRQAIMDAKTIKGHGGVRRQSQLIGKLMRASDSDAIIAAYEELLADSRSQTALFHEIEHWRDRLINGDKDALTEFVNQYQPQDVQQLRQLVKKVAEDQQNNRNTGASTALFRFLRSCL from the coding sequence ATGGAAGAGCATAAGAGTAAATCGCAAAAAAAACGCGATGCGGAAGCATTGCAGAAATTTGGAGTCAAACTTATTGATTTGAACGTGTCGGATCTGGAGAGATTACCCCTTCCTGCTCCGCTGCGACAGGCGATTATGGATGCTAAAACCATAAAAGGGCATGGCGGAGTAAGACGGCAATCGCAATTAATCGGCAAATTGATGAGGGCGTCTGACAGCGATGCTATTATTGCAGCCTATGAAGAGCTTTTGGCGGACAGCCGATCCCAAACCGCTTTGTTTCATGAAATAGAGCATTGGCGTGATCGATTAATTAACGGGGATAAGGACGCGTTAACCGAGTTTGTCAATCAATATCAACCACAAGATGTGCAACAGTTGCGTCAATTGGTTAAAAAGGTGGCTGAAGATCAGCAAAACAATCGCAATACAGGTGCGTCAACAGCACTGTTTCGTTTTTTAAGGTCCTGTTTATAA
- the pagP gene encoding lipid IV(A) palmitoyltransferase PagP, giving the protein MKKLRFALLLCLSSVPVFAAASTACSGTPSLFKKSCLRLHQIWNEGHTEVYLPFYAWHNRYTYTEEKLSKTIYNEKAWGFGLGKGFDDEDGDWHGLYAMAFLDSHNHVQPIAGYAFLKTAHIKDSARLGLGYSVFLTQRSDIFNGYPFPGAAPWISIGYRQASLSAAYVPGGTNIGNVLFIFAKWSFEQL; this is encoded by the coding sequence ATGAAAAAATTACGTTTCGCCCTTCTATTGTGTCTGTCGTCGGTGCCGGTTTTTGCTGCCGCATCGACGGCGTGTTCCGGCACGCCGTCTCTTTTCAAAAAATCATGCCTTCGCCTTCATCAAATCTGGAACGAAGGCCATACGGAAGTCTACCTGCCATTCTACGCCTGGCACAATCGTTACACCTACACCGAAGAAAAATTAAGTAAAACCATTTACAATGAAAAGGCATGGGGATTTGGCCTGGGCAAAGGATTTGACGATGAAGACGGCGACTGGCACGGTCTTTATGCGATGGCGTTTCTGGATTCCCACAACCATGTCCAGCCCATTGCCGGGTATGCGTTTCTTAAAACAGCGCACATAAAGGACAGTGCGCGCCTTGGATTAGGCTACTCCGTTTTTCTGACCCAACGCTCGGACATCTTTAATGGCTACCCATTCCCGGGAGCCGCCCCCTGGATCAGCATCGGTTACCGTCAGGCGTCTCTCTCTGCCGCTTATGTACCCGGCGGTACCAACATTGGGAACGTATTGTTTATTTTCGCCAAATGGTCTTTTGAGCAACTTTGA
- a CDS encoding Mpo1 family 2-hydroxy fatty acid dioxygenase yields the protein MKPFLEQARFYAQYHQQAATFYTHLVGVPILIFAVMIFLGFFHLRMPNVFDTTLASIATLILWLYYLRLNWRLSLLLLPVLALLLWISSMISYAGPTRSALWLFVIFLVLGVVLQLSGHFIEGRKPAFMDNMKQALIAPLYLTAELCFMAGFMKSLQETLHGGEETRSSEDTEIEDTTPKTKARGRKKKSGKDSIS from the coding sequence ATGAAACCTTTTTTAGAACAGGCACGTTTTTACGCGCAATACCACCAGCAAGCAGCAACCTTTTATACTCATCTCGTTGGCGTACCCATCCTCATCTTCGCTGTGATGATTTTTCTGGGCTTTTTTCATTTGAGAATGCCTAATGTGTTTGATACGACCTTAGCCAGCATTGCTACTTTAATACTATGGCTATACTACCTGCGATTGAACTGGCGGCTAAGTTTGCTGCTTTTACCGGTTTTGGCCTTATTACTGTGGATTAGTTCCATGATAAGTTACGCCGGCCCCACCCGTTCCGCATTATGGCTGTTCGTGATTTTTCTTGTGCTCGGTGTGGTTCTGCAATTAAGCGGCCATTTTATTGAAGGCAGAAAACCGGCCTTTATGGATAATATGAAGCAGGCACTGATTGCTCCTCTCTACCTGACTGCCGAACTATGCTTCATGGCCGGTTTTATGAAATCTCTCCAGGAAACCCTGCATGGCGGTGAAGAAACACGATCCTCCGAGGACACGGAAATCGAGGATACCACGCCAAAAACAAAAGCGAGGGGACGCAAAAAGAAATCTGGCAAAGACTCGATATCCTGA
- a CDS encoding DUF4949 domain-containing protein, protein MTFTAKIAALAGSFLFAGAISAATPNLPACPDAGAIKAQGLSMAEQLLPGMYIAYDVGQYNTEGFWFFGIGPVEAEDENAALVSGNKSLTTLSGQPTAEQDEDGNIYCAYSLSDANMQAYAVEISGSLSKARFRHYFHK, encoded by the coding sequence ATGACGTTTACAGCCAAAATAGCGGCACTTGCCGGTTCGTTCCTATTTGCCGGCGCCATCTCGGCAGCGACACCCAATTTACCCGCCTGTCCTGATGCCGGAGCCATCAAAGCCCAGGGCTTGTCCATGGCAGAGCAACTGCTTCCAGGCATGTATATTGCCTATGACGTCGGCCAGTACAATACAGAAGGTTTCTGGTTTTTCGGTATAGGCCCGGTTGAGGCAGAAGACGAGAACGCCGCGCTTGTCTCCGGTAATAAGTCGCTGACCACATTATCAGGCCAACCGACGGCCGAACAAGACGAGGACGGAAATATTTATTGTGCCTACAGTCTGAGTGACGCTAACATGCAAGCCTATGCCGTCGAAATTTCCGGCTCGTTATCGAAAGCCCGTTTCCGCCATTATTTTCATAAATAA
- a CDS encoding DNA-3-methyladenine glycosylase I, with protein sequence MTRCDWCGNDPLYIAYHDREWGVPVTSADKLFEMLILEGMQAGLNWLTVLKKREAMREAFYSFSPERLASATDADLAVMLENPGIIRNRLKIRSVRTNARTFLRLAEQENIVDYFWQFTNGKTLQTNRQTLSEIPAVTKDSEKMAGQLKKDGFTFMGPTTCYAFMQAVGMVNDHVTSCFRWQQLT encoded by the coding sequence ATGACACGATGCGACTGGTGTGGCAATGATCCGCTGTATATCGCCTATCACGACAGGGAATGGGGGGTGCCGGTGACCTCAGCGGACAAGCTGTTTGAAATGCTCATTCTGGAAGGCATGCAGGCCGGACTGAACTGGCTGACGGTGCTAAAAAAAAGAGAAGCCATGCGTGAGGCGTTTTACAGTTTCTCACCGGAGCGGCTGGCATCTGCAACCGATGCCGATCTGGCGGTCATGCTTGAAAACCCCGGCATTATCCGCAACCGGTTAAAAATACGCTCTGTGCGCACCAACGCCCGGACTTTTCTACGGTTAGCCGAGCAGGAAAACATCGTCGACTATTTTTGGCAATTTACCAATGGTAAAACGTTGCAAACAAACAGACAAACCCTGTCCGAAATCCCGGCCGTCACAAAAGACTCTGAAAAAATGGCCGGCCAATTAAAAAAAGACGGTTTCACTTTTATGGGCCCAACCACTTGCTACGCGTTTATGCAAGCCGTTGGCATGGTCAATGATCACGTCACGTCCTGTTTTCGCTGGCAGCAGCTGACCTGA
- a CDS encoding inorganic phosphate transporter — protein sequence MTSSTLFILLVILIAFIFDFINGFHDAANSIATIVTTGVLTPLQAVIWAAFFNFIAFLVFNLSVANTIGSGLIDSGVVNTPLIFSALIGAIFWNLATWYYGIPSSSSHALIGGLAGAAVAKAGFSSLQLSGFLKVLAGIVISPLVGMLTGCLLMLFFNRVTRSSPQDKHNKLFRGLQLASSAMLSLTHGGNDAQKTMGIIAVLLFSASWLGDSFYVPFWVVISCHAIIALGTLAGGWRIVHTMGTKITKLNTMRGCAAETGAAIMIFAATEYGIPVSTTHTVTGSIAGVGVVNGFSGTYWPLLYRIFLSWLLTVPVAGFIAAAIMLTWF from the coding sequence ATGACATCCTCCACATTATTTATCCTGCTGGTGATTTTGATTGCTTTTATTTTTGATTTTATCAATGGGTTTCATGATGCGGCCAACTCGATAGCCACCATAGTGACGACTGGTGTCCTGACGCCTCTGCAAGCGGTGATCTGGGCCGCTTTTTTTAATTTTATCGCCTTTCTGGTTTTTAATCTGTCCGTCGCCAATACCATTGGCAGCGGTTTGATAGATAGCGGAGTCGTTAACACACCGCTGATTTTTTCGGCGCTAATCGGTGCCATATTCTGGAATCTGGCTACCTGGTATTACGGTATACCTTCCAGCTCATCCCATGCGTTAATCGGAGGCCTCGCCGGTGCGGCTGTGGCTAAAGCGGGATTTTCTTCCTTGCAGCTCAGCGGTTTTCTAAAGGTTCTCGCCGGTATCGTTATTTCACCGCTCGTCGGGATGTTAACAGGCTGTCTGCTTATGTTGTTTTTCAACCGTGTTACCCGATCCAGTCCCCAGGATAAACACAACAAGCTGTTTCGAGGGTTGCAACTCGCCTCATCGGCTATGCTGAGTCTGACCCATGGCGGAAATGACGCGCAAAAAACCATGGGCATCATTGCGGTGTTACTGTTTTCAGCATCCTGGCTTGGCGATTCGTTTTATGTTCCTTTCTGGGTGGTGATTTCCTGTCACGCCATCATTGCACTGGGTACTTTAGCAGGCGGCTGGCGCATCGTGCATACCATGGGAACCAAAATTACAAAACTGAATACCATGCGCGGCTGTGCCGCTGAAACGGGTGCCGCCATTATGATCTTTGCCGCAACAGAATACGGGATCCCGGTCTCAACCACACATACCGTCACAGGCTCGATAGCCGGAGTCGGGGTGGTCAATGGCTTCTCCGGCACTTACTGGCCTCTTTTATACCGTATTTTCCTCTCCTGGCTGCTCACCGTCCCTGTGGCCGGATTCATTGCGGCCGCGATCATGCTGACCTGGTTTTAG
- a CDS encoding exopolysaccharide biosynthesis protein yields MIVKQTRQTSIARLLKEITKNPPSDTHLTYRQLVNLFGEQALGLMTILFALPTALPLSVIPGVSFIFALPVLFISLHLILGKQALWLPKFLARRTIATPKLLLVIHKTLPYLIYAERYLKPRWWFFSQPVMERLHGVILLFLALLLLLPIPLSNFIFSVLIILFGLGIAEKDGVFLVLAYLGFFLYVFFLTTLTRGIIALFSF; encoded by the coding sequence GTGATCGTAAAACAGACCAGACAAACCTCCATTGCCCGTTTGCTGAAAGAAATTACCAAAAATCCGCCGAGTGATACTCATTTGACATACAGGCAGCTTGTAAACCTGTTTGGCGAGCAGGCGCTAGGGTTAATGACCATTCTGTTCGCGTTGCCTACGGCTTTGCCTTTGTCCGTTATTCCGGGTGTTTCGTTTATTTTTGCCTTGCCGGTCCTGTTTATCTCTTTGCATTTGATCCTGGGGAAGCAGGCGTTGTGGCTGCCAAAATTTTTGGCAAGGCGCACCATAGCAACCCCAAAACTGTTGTTGGTAATTCATAAAACGCTGCCTTACCTGATTTATGCCGAACGTTACCTGAAACCACGATGGTGGTTCTTTTCCCAGCCGGTTATGGAGCGGTTACATGGTGTTATTTTACTCTTTCTTGCCTTGTTGTTGCTGTTACCTATTCCATTGAGTAATTTCATCTTTTCCGTATTGATTATTTTGTTTGGGCTGGGGATTGCTGAAAAGGACGGTGTTTTTCTGGTTCTTGCCTACCTGGGTTTCTTTTTGTATGTGTTTTTCCTAACGACCCTGACTCGGGGAATTATTGCCTTGTTTTCCTTTTGA
- a CDS encoding hemolysin family protein yields the protein MTLFNLMLIFFGMILVLLNGFFVAAEFGMVKLRNTRVALITEQYPLRGAILARIHQQLDAYLSACQLGITLASLGLGWIGEPAFARLLSPLLPVFGITNSALIEFISFLFAFSLISFLHIVIGELMPKSLAIRQSEQISLWTAVPLYVFYWMMYPAIWLLNFCSNFFLKLLGLDVFDPTEQYHTSDEIKLILRSSQMHGELTPQASSILAHTLELADLQAVDLMRSSDDIVMINSPITKKKLTETTNHHRFSRYPVFDQEKKQIIGLLHVKDVPLFLNDYKDDEQLPLQSLIRPIPKVSHRLPALALLRQFQGGMPHFALVYGRHGTMVGFITLDHLLHLVIGVIKDEFHKTQDTWIKHGDGSLTVKGDCPLYALERALGKEILLTTEEEEEVATIAGLILYRLGSVPGEGKTIEFPDFSATVENTQGAKITQVKIVPNEQDTKKSGSVDIS from the coding sequence GTGACCCTATTTAATCTGATGCTGATTTTCTTCGGCATGATACTGGTTTTACTCAACGGCTTTTTCGTAGCCGCCGAGTTTGGCATGGTCAAATTACGAAACACCCGGGTCGCATTGATTACCGAACAATATCCTTTGCGAGGGGCTATTCTTGCCAGGATTCATCAACAGCTGGATGCTTATTTATCCGCCTGTCAACTGGGCATTACCCTGGCGTCCCTGGGGCTGGGATGGATTGGTGAACCCGCCTTTGCCCGTCTGCTAAGCCCCCTGTTACCTGTCTTTGGGATCACGAACTCCGCTCTCATTGAGTTTATCTCGTTTCTTTTTGCCTTTTCCCTTATTTCCTTTTTACATATCGTTATTGGCGAATTGATGCCAAAATCTCTGGCCATCCGGCAAAGCGAACAAATTTCTCTATGGACGGCCGTTCCTTTATACGTCTTTTACTGGATGATGTACCCTGCCATCTGGTTACTTAATTTCTGTTCAAATTTCTTCTTGAAATTATTAGGTCTGGATGTGTTTGATCCCACGGAACAATACCATACCAGCGATGAAATCAAATTGATATTACGCTCCAGTCAGATGCACGGCGAATTAACACCCCAGGCAAGCAGTATTCTGGCACACACCCTGGAATTGGCCGATCTGCAAGCCGTAGATTTGATGCGTTCTTCTGATGATATTGTCATGATCAACAGTCCCATCACCAAAAAGAAACTCACAGAAACCACCAATCATCACCGGTTCAGTCGCTATCCTGTTTTTGATCAGGAAAAAAAGCAGATCATTGGCCTGCTGCATGTCAAGGATGTGCCGCTGTTTCTCAATGATTACAAGGATGATGAGCAACTACCGCTGCAATCCCTGATTCGACCCATACCGAAAGTGTCGCATCGACTGCCGGCTCTGGCCTTGTTACGCCAGTTTCAAGGCGGGATGCCCCATTTCGCTCTGGTTTACGGACGCCATGGCACCATGGTAGGTTTCATTACCCTTGATCATCTATTACATCTGGTTATTGGTGTTATCAAGGACGAATTTCATAAAACGCAAGACACCTGGATTAAACACGGAGATGGCTCTTTAACCGTGAAGGGAGATTGCCCGCTCTATGCTCTGGAACGTGCGCTGGGCAAAGAGATCCTCCTGACGACAGAAGAAGAGGAAGAAGTGGCCACCATAGCGGGTTTGATATTATACAGGCTAGGCAGTGTGCCCGGTGAAGGAAAAACCATCGAATTTCCTGATTTTTCAGCCACCGTTGAAAATACGCAGGGCGCTAAAATTACTCAGGTGAAAATTGTGCCAAACGAACAGGATACAAAGAAATCCGGGTCTGTTGACATTTCGTAG
- a CDS encoding amino acid permease, with the protein MDLFRKKAIQDSINGGVCLAQCLTAFDLVFLGVGAIIGAGIFVLTGIVAATQTGPAIVFSYVVAGLACAFSALAYAELAAAIGGCGSAYGYAYAGFGELIAWIVGWDLLLEYSIAVSAVSVGWSGYFNDLLMALKIQLPNYLLHGPIDGGDLNILPMGIIFLLTALLVLGVKSSARTNNMMVFVKLTVIALFIVVASVNVDTRNWTPFAPYGWKGVMEGASLIFFAYIGFDAVSTAAEEAINPQRDLPLGIIGSLIICTILYIIVSGLLTGIVHYSSLNVASPISYAMLLLGHKLVAGLIGVGAIAGLTTVMLVLFYGLTRVFFAMARDGLLPHFFARTNPHTMTPVRIIVLCGILMALISGLVPISDLAELVNIGTLFAFITVCTGVIILRYTHPELHRPFRTPFMPVVPVLGVLSCLYLIINLPWFTILRFVIWMVIGIVLYFSYGRFTSHLNRIEEA; encoded by the coding sequence ATGGACTTGTTTCGCAAAAAAGCTATTCAGGATTCAATTAATGGTGGCGTTTGTCTTGCCCAATGCCTGACGGCTTTTGACCTTGTTTTTCTGGGTGTTGGAGCCATTATCGGGGCCGGAATTTTTGTGTTAACAGGTATTGTTGCCGCGACACAAACCGGGCCGGCTATTGTTTTTTCCTATGTTGTAGCCGGACTGGCTTGCGCGTTTTCAGCCCTTGCCTATGCGGAACTGGCGGCGGCCATCGGCGGCTGTGGCAGTGCCTATGGTTATGCCTATGCCGGTTTCGGGGAGCTCATTGCCTGGATTGTCGGCTGGGATCTCCTGTTGGAGTATTCGATAGCGGTATCGGCCGTATCGGTGGGCTGGAGCGGGTATTTCAATGATTTGTTGATGGCGTTAAAAATACAATTACCCAATTATTTATTACATGGCCCTATTGACGGCGGCGATCTCAATATTTTACCCATGGGTATTATTTTTCTGTTAACAGCCCTTCTCGTTCTGGGTGTTAAATCCAGCGCACGAACCAATAACATGATGGTCTTTGTCAAATTGACAGTGATTGCGCTGTTTATCGTTGTTGCGAGCGTCAACGTTGATACCAGGAACTGGACTCCATTTGCGCCTTATGGCTGGAAAGGCGTCATGGAAGGCGCGTCGTTGATTTTCTTTGCCTACATCGGTTTTGACGCGGTTTCCACGGCGGCGGAAGAAGCCATCAATCCACAACGTGATCTGCCTCTCGGCATTATAGGATCGCTGATCATTTGTACGATTCTTTATATCATCGTTTCCGGTCTGCTAACCGGGATTGTGCATTACTCGTCCTTGAACGTCGCATCGCCTATCAGTTACGCGATGTTACTGCTGGGTCACAAATTGGTGGCCGGTTTGATTGGTGTGGGAGCGATCGCGGGTCTGACTACGGTGATGCTGGTTCTTTTTTACGGGTTAACCCGGGTATTTTTCGCTATGGCCCGGGATGGTCTGTTGCCCCATTTCTTTGCCCGCACCAATCCGCATACGATGACCCCGGTGCGTATAATTGTGTTGTGCGGGATTCTCATGGCTTTAATATCCGGTTTGGTGCCTATTTCCGATTTGGCCGAATTGGTCAATATCGGAACTTTATTCGCGTTTATCACGGTGTGTACCGGGGTCATTATTTTACGTTACACCCATCCCGAGTTGCACAGGCCGTTTCGTACACCGTTTATGCCCGTGGTTCCTGTTTTAGGTGTATTAAGCTGCCTGTATCTGATCATTAACCTGCCATGGTTTACCATACTTCGTTTTGTTATCTGGATGGTGATAGGAATAGTGCTGTATTTTAGTTATGGACGATTTACCAGCCATCTGAATCGCATTGAAGAAGCCTGA